In the genome of Flexistipes sinusarabici DSM 4947, one region contains:
- the metF gene encoding methylenetetrahydrofolate reductase [NAD(P)H], producing MKISDILSRKERVLSFEFFPPKKVENEHILFESIERLKRWNPDFVSVTYGAGGSTRDKTLDWTKKIKDDYLLNVMMHLTCIASTREGVINILKELKKSGIDNIFALRGDIPEELDNIEEAFKDFRYASDLVRLIREVDDSFSIGVAGYPEGHIECPNIGEDIENLKKKVDQGADFIITQLFFDNRYFYDYLDMLEKYCITLPVIAGIMPIINIKQVIKFTDMCGATVPEYLKNKMMDRSPEEMLNIGVDFATKQCRDLLENNVKGLHFYTLNRSRATINVLKNLNLD from the coding sequence ATGAAGATTAGTGACATTTTATCCAGAAAAGAAAGGGTGTTATCTTTTGAATTTTTTCCGCCTAAGAAGGTTGAGAATGAGCATATACTTTTTGAATCTATAGAAAGGCTCAAAAGGTGGAATCCGGATTTTGTATCGGTAACTTACGGAGCAGGCGGAAGTACACGGGATAAGACGCTCGACTGGACGAAGAAAATTAAAGATGACTACCTTCTCAATGTCATGATGCATCTGACATGTATAGCTTCAACCCGTGAGGGGGTTATAAATATACTTAAAGAACTGAAAAAAAGTGGTATTGACAATATTTTTGCCTTACGCGGCGATATCCCGGAGGAACTTGATAATATAGAAGAGGCATTTAAGGATTTCAGGTATGCATCTGATCTTGTAAGGCTCATCAGAGAAGTTGATGACAGTTTTTCCATTGGAGTTGCCGGATATCCTGAAGGTCATATAGAATGCCCCAACATTGGTGAAGACATAGAAAACCTTAAAAAGAAGGTTGACCAAGGTGCTGATTTTATTATCACCCAGCTATTTTTTGACAACAGATATTTTTACGATTATTTGGATATGCTGGAAAAATATTGTATAACGCTGCCTGTAATAGCCGGAATTATGCCGATTATTAATATAAAACAGGTTATAAAATTCACAGACATGTGCGGGGCAACGGTTCCAGAATATCTTAAAAATAAGATGATGGACAGGTCTCCGGAAGAGATGCTCAATATAGGTGTTGATTTTGCCACTAAGCAGTGCAGAGATCTCTTAGAAAACAATGTCAAAGGGCTGCATTTTTATACTCTCAACAGATCCAGGGCCACAATTAATGTCCTGAAGAATTTGAATCTGGACTGA
- a CDS encoding Fur family transcriptional regulator: MSTLLKNYGLKATPQRTVILREITEAGHINVENLYEKVKEKLPTTSLATIYKNVHSLVESNLLTELFIEGRKTMYEIDKGYHVHLICSKCGRVDDFFMGSEDLIEFFSTYIDNKITLVTANIYYICNNCIQ, translated from the coding sequence ATGAGTACTTTATTAAAAAATTACGGATTAAAGGCGACACCTCAAAGAACAGTTATTCTGAGGGAGATAACTGAAGCAGGGCATATTAATGTCGAAAATTTATATGAAAAAGTAAAAGAGAAACTTCCAACGACTTCTCTTGCCACTATTTACAAAAATGTTCACAGCTTGGTCGAATCAAATCTGCTTACAGAGCTTTTTATTGAAGGCAGAAAAACTATGTATGAAATTGATAAAGGCTATCATGTACATCTGATATGCAGTAAGTGCGGAAGAGTAGATGACTTCTTTATGGGCTCAGAGGATTTGATCGAATTTTTTTCCACATATATCGATAATAAAATTACATTAGTCACAGCTAATATTTATTATATTTGTAATAACTGCATTCAATAA
- a CDS encoding catalase, whose translation MKKNSKKFTTTDAGIPVSSDEFSLTVGSDGPILMQDHYLMEQMANFNREMIPDRQPHAKGSGAFGQFEVTKDISAYTKAAMFQPGTKTEVLARFSTVAGESGSPDTWRDVRGFALKFYTSEGNYDMVGNNTPVFFIRDPMKFQHFIHSQKRRADSGLRDNDMQWDFWTQSPESAHQVTILMSDRGIPKSYRHMNGYTSHTYMWINDSGERFWVKYHFKTDQGIECLTQEEGDRITGEDADYHRRDLFNAIKERDYPSWTLKVQIMPFEEAQNYRFNPFDLTKVWPHEDYPLHEVGRLTLNRNPSDFHTEIEQAAFEPSNLVPGIGASPDKMLQARLISYSDAHRARLGVNYKQIPVNRPKSSVHSYSKGGAMRIENVSDPVYAPNSKGGPKADAEKYPEETIWNASGDFIRSAYTLRRDDDDWGQAGTLVRKVMSEEERDRLVSNVIGHLSDGVSEPVLERALEYWRNIDKEIGDRIAKGIENG comes from the coding sequence ATGAAAAAAAATAGCAAAAAATTTACAACGACAGATGCCGGAATCCCTGTTTCCAGTGATGAGTTTTCACTGACGGTGGGCTCAGACGGCCCTATTTTGATGCAGGACCATTATTTGATGGAACAAATGGCTAATTTTAACAGGGAAATGATTCCGGACCGTCAGCCCCACGCCAAAGGTTCAGGGGCGTTTGGTCAATTTGAAGTTACGAAGGATATCAGTGCCTACACTAAAGCTGCCATGTTTCAGCCGGGGACAAAAACAGAAGTGCTTGCCCGTTTTTCAACAGTAGCCGGCGAAAGCGGCAGTCCCGATACATGGAGAGACGTTCGGGGTTTCGCTCTCAAATTTTACACCAGTGAGGGCAACTATGACATGGTAGGAAATAACACCCCTGTGTTTTTCATCCGCGATCCCATGAAGTTTCAGCATTTTATCCATTCCCAGAAGCGTCGGGCGGACAGCGGATTGCGGGATAATGATATGCAGTGGGATTTCTGGACTCAATCTCCTGAATCTGCCCATCAGGTTACAATATTAATGAGTGACCGCGGTATTCCGAAAAGTTATAGACATATGAACGGATACACAAGCCACACGTACATGTGGATAAATGACAGTGGGGAGCGTTTCTGGGTAAAATATCACTTTAAAACCGATCAGGGAATCGAATGTCTCACACAAGAGGAAGGTGACCGTATTACAGGTGAAGATGCGGATTATCATAGACGCGATCTATTCAATGCCATCAAGGAAAGGGACTATCCAAGCTGGACACTAAAAGTTCAAATTATGCCTTTTGAAGAAGCTCAAAACTACCGATTCAATCCATTCGACCTTACAAAAGTATGGCCGCACGAAGACTATCCGTTACATGAAGTCGGCAGGCTGACTCTTAACCGTAACCCCAGCGATTTTCACACAGAAATTGAACAAGCAGCATTCGAGCCAAGCAACCTCGTGCCGGGCATTGGGGCAAGTCCTGACAAAATGCTTCAGGCCCGTTTAATATCGTATTCGGATGCTCACAGGGCGCGATTAGGAGTAAACTACAAACAGATTCCTGTTAACAGACCTAAAAGTTCAGTACACAGTTACAGCAAAGGCGGGGCGATGCGGATTGAAAATGTATCCGATCCTGTCTATGCACCCAATTCAAAGGGAGGACCTAAAGCCGATGCTGAAAAATATCCAGAGGAAACCATATGGAATGCCAGCGGAGATTTCATACGTTCTGCTTATACTCTGCGCAGGGATGATGATGACTGGGGACAGGCAGGTACATTGGTACGCAAGGTTATGAGTGAAGAAGAACGTGACAGACTTGTGTCCAATGTTATTGGTCATCTTTCAGATGGTGTTTCCGAACCTGTTCTTGAACGTGCGCTTGAATACTGGCGCAACATAGACAAAGAAATAGGTGACCGCATTGCCAAAGGGATAGAAAATGGTTAA
- a CDS encoding proline dehydrogenase family protein has translation MSALNFLISKTIMHVPGPVVSIFAKSYIAGQELSDAVRVTRDFNKQGIMTTIDLLGEFIKTKDQAKYFKERCIEILDTINKEKLDSNLSIKPTQMGLSLDEDFALENIREIVAHAASINNFVRVDMEDTPNTDKTLKLHAELKKEFGKSVGTVLQSYLRRTPSDIDNLDPKDLNIRLCKGIYNEPRELAYKDPYIVNQNFIHCLDKLFAKGAYVGIATHDEKLIFESLRLIEKYNLKREDYEFQMLLGVDEQLRKIIVDGGHRLRVYVPFGKDWLPYSKRRLKENPKIATHALRQMFGIHGHN, from the coding sequence ATGTCTGCTCTGAATTTTTTGATTTCCAAAACTATTATGCATGTACCCGGACCTGTGGTAAGTATTTTTGCGAAAAGTTATATTGCCGGTCAGGAATTGTCCGATGCTGTAAGAGTTACCAGAGATTTCAATAAACAGGGAATAATGACTACCATTGATTTGCTTGGCGAATTTATAAAAACAAAAGATCAGGCAAAATATTTTAAAGAAAGATGCATAGAAATTCTCGATACGATTAATAAAGAGAAACTTGATTCTAATTTATCCATCAAACCTACACAGATGGGCTTAAGTCTGGATGAGGATTTTGCATTGGAGAATATCAGGGAAATAGTTGCTCATGCTGCATCTATAAACAACTTTGTGCGTGTCGATATGGAAGATACGCCGAATACCGATAAAACTCTGAAGCTTCATGCGGAATTAAAAAAAGAGTTTGGCAAAAGCGTGGGTACTGTACTGCAGTCTTATTTAAGGAGAACACCTTCAGATATTGACAATCTGGATCCCAAAGATTTGAATATAAGACTTTGCAAAGGTATTTATAACGAACCGAGAGAATTGGCTTATAAAGATCCCTATATAGTAAATCAAAATTTTATACACTGTCTTGACAAGCTGTTTGCAAAAGGTGCATATGTAGGTATTGCAACACATGATGAAAAGCTGATTTTTGAATCCCTCAGACTGATTGAAAAATATAATCTGAAAAGGGAAGATTATGAATTTCAGATGCTTCTCGGAGTGGATGAGCAGCTCAGAAAAATCATTGTTGATGGGGGACACAGGCTCAGAGTGTATGTGCCTTTTGGAAAAGACTGGCTCCCATATTCCAAAAGAAGATTGAAAGAAAATCCAAAAATTGCAACACACGCTTTGAGGCAGATGTTCGGAATACACGGCCATAATTAA
- the pruA gene encoding L-glutamate gamma-semialdehyde dehydrogenase has translation MITYNNSKLKVPQPQNEPVFSYEPGSEEKTLLKAALKELKGQKIEIPLIIGGKEVKTGDMGKVVCPHDHQHVLAEYHKAGKKEVQMAIEASQEAWKEWQEYSWEDRVAIFMKAAELLSTKYRYLINAATMLSVSKTAHQAEIDSACELIDFWRFNCYFVQQIYAEQPLINPKGIWNYTHTRPLEGFVFAVTPFNFTAIAGNLPTSPAIMGNVTIWKPASTALYAPYFLMKIFKEAGLPDGVINFVPGSGSTVGNVCFNDPRLAGVHFTGSTAVFQSMWKQVGTNIAKYNSYPRIVGETGGKDFIFAHKTADVRKLAIAMIRGAYEYQGQKCSAASRSYIPKSLWGEVREILETEIAKIKMGDVEDFTNFMNAVIDKNAFSDITGYIDYAKDSDDAEVIIGGNYDDSKGYFVEPTVILTTNPKFKTMEEEIFGPVMTVYVYDDDKYEETLDICDKTSPYALTGAVFATERGAVRTAMKKLEHAAGNFYVNDKPTGSIVGQQPFGGARASGTNDKAGSYQNLIRWVSTRAVKENFNAPESFEYPFMGEE, from the coding sequence ATGATAACGTACAATAATTCCAAACTTAAAGTACCACAGCCTCAGAACGAACCTGTTTTTTCTTATGAACCCGGTTCAGAAGAAAAAACTCTTTTGAAAGCTGCCTTGAAAGAACTTAAAGGGCAGAAAATAGAAATCCCGCTGATTATCGGCGGCAAAGAAGTAAAAACAGGAGATATGGGCAAGGTTGTATGCCCGCACGATCATCAGCATGTACTTGCAGAATATCATAAAGCCGGAAAAAAAGAAGTTCAGATGGCAATAGAAGCTTCCCAGGAAGCCTGGAAAGAGTGGCAGGAATATTCGTGGGAGGACAGAGTCGCTATCTTTATGAAAGCTGCTGAGCTTCTTTCAACAAAGTACAGATATCTTATCAATGCGGCCACAATGCTTTCTGTAAGCAAAACGGCACATCAGGCAGAAATCGATTCGGCTTGCGAATTGATAGATTTTTGGAGATTTAATTGCTATTTTGTCCAGCAAATTTATGCTGAGCAGCCGTTGATCAACCCTAAAGGTATATGGAATTATACACATACACGTCCACTGGAAGGCTTTGTATTTGCCGTTACACCGTTTAATTTTACGGCAATTGCCGGCAATCTTCCCACTTCTCCGGCTATTATGGGCAATGTGACTATATGGAAACCGGCATCCACCGCACTTTATGCTCCTTATTTTCTAATGAAAATTTTCAAGGAAGCAGGACTTCCGGATGGTGTAATTAATTTTGTTCCCGGTTCCGGATCCACTGTAGGTAATGTATGTTTCAATGATCCAAGACTTGCAGGTGTTCATTTTACCGGCAGTACCGCTGTATTTCAATCTATGTGGAAGCAGGTGGGCACAAACATTGCAAAATATAACAGCTATCCGAGAATTGTCGGTGAGACCGGGGGTAAAGATTTTATTTTTGCCCACAAAACCGCTGATGTGAGAAAGCTTGCGATTGCAATGATACGAGGGGCTTATGAATACCAGGGGCAAAAGTGCTCTGCAGCATCAAGATCATACATACCCAAATCTTTGTGGGGTGAGGTGAGAGAAATTCTCGAAACGGAAATTGCCAAAATTAAAATGGGTGATGTGGAAGATTTTACCAATTTCATGAATGCTGTAATCGATAAAAATGCTTTCAGCGATATTACCGGCTATATTGATTATGCAAAAGACTCGGACGATGCTGAGGTTATAATCGGCGGCAACTATGATGACAGCAAAGGATATTTTGTTGAACCGACCGTTATACTTACCACCAACCCCAAATTCAAGACAATGGAAGAAGAGATATTCGGTCCCGTTATGACAGTCTATGTTTATGATGATGATAAATACGAGGAGACGCTTGACATTTGTGATAAAACATCCCCTTACGCCCTTACCGGTGCAGTATTTGCCACCGAAAGGGGAGCTGTAAGGACAGCTATGAAAAAACTGGAACATGCAGCGGGCAATTTCTATGTAAATGACAAACCGACAGGTTCCATAGTAGGACAACAGCCTTTCGGCGGCGCCAGAGCTTCTGGTACAAATGATAAAGCGGGAAGCTACCAGAACCTTATCAGATGGGTTTCCACCAGAGCAGTAAAAGAGAATTTTAATGCTCCGGAATCTTTTGAATATCCATTTATGGGCGAAGAATAA
- a CDS encoding amidohydrolase family protein, which yields MIKAYYADYIYYDGKLHENKYILVEEEKIIGLKDKINNPDETPIKSFSNSAIFPGLINTHTHLPMVYFRGLADDLPLMEWLQKYIWPAEGKWLSGEFVYDATIHAVAEMIKSGTVCANDMYFYSKSIAKAIEDANFKGVVGLGVLDFPTKFAQNADEYINKAGDFLAEFKDSRFITTALCPHAPYTVNPENYKKCIDFAERNGITIHTHLAETEWEIEEIKSKYGKPPVQLFDEIGMFDTDAVFAHCTHLTEEEIELLGRKKVNVSHCPESNMKLASGLAPMAQLYNAGTNITIGTDGAASNNDLDMLSELSTMAKIHKALNRDATVFDAESVLNMATRNAAKSLKLENIGELKKGNCADFFVMNLDDINTLPVYNPVSHLIYSANPENITDLFINGRQLMENRKLTFIDEQAIKDKARYWQKKVNKY from the coding sequence ATGATAAAAGCTTATTATGCAGATTATATATATTATGATGGTAAACTGCATGAAAACAAATATATCCTTGTGGAAGAGGAAAAAATTATCGGTCTTAAAGACAAAATAAACAACCCTGATGAAACACCAATTAAGTCATTTTCAAATTCAGCAATTTTCCCCGGCCTGATAAATACCCACACACATTTGCCAATGGTTTATTTCAGAGGTTTGGCCGATGATCTGCCTTTAATGGAATGGCTGCAGAAATACATATGGCCAGCAGAAGGCAAATGGCTGTCCGGTGAGTTCGTTTACGATGCCACTATCCACGCCGTTGCTGAAATGATTAAGTCCGGAACCGTCTGTGCAAACGATATGTACTTCTATTCAAAAAGTATAGCAAAAGCCATAGAAGATGCAAATTTCAAAGGTGTTGTGGGACTCGGTGTGCTGGACTTTCCAACAAAATTCGCACAAAATGCTGATGAATACATAAATAAAGCAGGGGATTTTCTCGCTGAATTCAAAGACAGCCGGTTCATCACAACTGCATTATGCCCGCACGCTCCATATACAGTTAATCCTGAAAATTATAAAAAATGTATCGATTTTGCCGAACGAAACGGCATAACAATCCACACTCATTTGGCCGAGACAGAATGGGAAATCGAAGAGATAAAATCCAAATACGGCAAACCTCCGGTACAGCTTTTTGATGAAATTGGGATGTTTGACACCGATGCTGTCTTTGCTCACTGCACACATTTAACAGAAGAAGAAATAGAACTCCTGGGAAGAAAAAAAGTAAATGTATCCCACTGCCCGGAAAGCAACATGAAACTGGCAAGCGGTTTAGCACCAATGGCTCAGTTATATAACGCTGGCACAAACATAACAATAGGTACCGACGGAGCTGCAAGTAATAACGATCTGGATATGCTTAGCGAATTGTCTACGATGGCTAAAATACACAAAGCACTGAACAGAGACGCTACTGTCTTTGATGCAGAATCGGTGCTGAATATGGCCACTAGAAATGCTGCAAAAAGTTTAAAACTCGAGAATATAGGGGAACTGAAAAAAGGAAACTGTGCTGACTTTTTCGTAATGAACCTTGATGACATTAACACTCTACCCGTTTACAACCCCGTATCCCATCTCATATATTCAGCCAACCCTGAAAATATTACAGATCTTTTCATAAACGGCCGTCAGCTTATGGAAAACAGAAAATTGACTTTTATTGATGAACAGGCGATAAAAGATAAGGCAAGATATTGGCAAAAGAAAGTTAATAAGTATTAA
- a CDS encoding four helix bundle protein: MKCENLDVWQRSCRLSVSIYQYLQDSKDYGFKDQITRSSLSIASNIAEGMEKASKKDSIKFLNIAKGSCAELITQIHIGNEIGYIDNETGNIWINESDEILKMLSGLINSLKQSI; encoded by the coding sequence GTGAAGTGTGAAAATCTTGACGTTTGGCAAAGAAGCTGTCGACTATCAGTCAGTATCTATCAATATTTGCAGGATTCTAAAGATTATGGATTTAAAGACCAAATTACAAGAAGCAGCTTATCCATAGCTTCAAATATAGCCGAAGGAATGGAAAAAGCTTCCAAAAAGGATAGCATAAAATTCCTAAATATCGCAAAGGGTTCGTGTGCAGAGCTTATCACACAGATACATATAGGAAATGAAATTGGCTATATAGACAATGAAACTGGGAATATTTGGATTAATGAATCTGATGAAATTTTAAAAATGCTAAGCGGACTAATAAACAGTTTAAAACAAAGTATTTAG